Proteins co-encoded in one Paraburkholderia terrae genomic window:
- a CDS encoding D-amino acid dehydrogenase, whose product MRVVVLGSGVVGVTTAYYLARAGHEVTVIDREAGPALETSFANAGQISPGYAAPWAAPGVPLKAVKWMFQKHAPLAIRLDGTQFQLQWMWQMLQNCTSARYAVNKGRMVRLAEYSRDCLQALRAETGIQYEGRTGGTLQLFRTQQQLDGAAKDIAVLEEANVPYELLMPGDLARAEPALAATAHKLTGGLRLPGDETGDCQLFTTRLAALAKQLGVKFRYNTPIDALAMEGERIAGVKCGSEMVRADSFVVALGSYSTKFLSDIVKIPVYPLKGYSITAPIVDAKSAPVSTVLDETYKIAITRFDDRIRVGGMAEIVGFDKKLKQARRETLEMCVNDLFPGGGDTSKATFWTGLRPMTPDGTPIVGRTPVSNLFLNTGHGTLGWTMSCGSGQLLADLISGKRPAIQSGDLSVHRYLGETTGQTRPAYA is encoded by the coding sequence ATGCGAGTTGTCGTTCTGGGCAGTGGCGTCGTTGGGGTAACGACCGCCTATTATCTTGCGCGCGCAGGTCATGAAGTCACGGTGATCGATCGCGAAGCGGGTCCTGCGCTCGAAACGAGCTTTGCCAACGCCGGCCAGATTTCGCCAGGATACGCGGCGCCGTGGGCCGCGCCGGGCGTGCCGCTGAAGGCCGTCAAATGGATGTTCCAGAAGCACGCGCCGCTCGCCATCAGGCTCGACGGCACGCAATTCCAGCTTCAATGGATGTGGCAGATGCTGCAGAACTGCACGTCCGCGCGCTATGCCGTCAACAAGGGCCGCATGGTGCGTCTCGCCGAATACAGCCGCGATTGCCTGCAGGCGCTGCGCGCCGAAACGGGCATCCAGTACGAAGGCCGTACGGGCGGCACGCTGCAACTGTTCCGCACGCAACAGCAACTCGATGGCGCGGCGAAGGACATCGCGGTGCTCGAAGAAGCGAACGTGCCGTACGAACTGCTGATGCCGGGCGACCTCGCGCGCGCCGAACCGGCGCTCGCGGCGACGGCGCACAAGCTGACGGGCGGCCTGCGCCTGCCGGGCGACGAAACGGGCGACTGCCAGTTGTTCACGACGCGCCTTGCCGCGCTCGCCAAACAGTTGGGCGTCAAGTTCCGCTACAACACGCCGATCGACGCGCTCGCGATGGAAGGCGAGCGTATCGCCGGCGTGAAATGCGGCAGCGAGATGGTGCGCGCGGACAGCTTCGTCGTCGCACTCGGTTCGTACTCGACGAAGTTCCTGTCGGACATCGTCAAGATTCCCGTGTATCCGCTCAAGGGCTACTCGATCACCGCGCCGATCGTCGATGCAAAATCGGCGCCCGTGTCGACGGTGCTCGACGAGACGTACAAGATCGCGATCACGCGTTTCGACGACCGGATTCGCGTCGGCGGGATGGCGGAGATCGTGGGTTTCGACAAAAAGCTGAAGCAGGCGCGCCGCGAGACACTTGAGATGTGCGTCAACGACCTGTTCCCGGGCGGCGGTGATACGTCGAAAGCGACGTTCTGGACGGGCCTGCGCCCGATGACGCCGGACGGCACGCCGATCGTCGGCCGGACGCCCGTGTCGAACCTGTTCCTGAACACGGGACACGGCACGCTAGGCTGGACGATGTCATGCGGCTCGGGCCAACTGCTCGCCGACCTGATCTCGGGCAAGCGTCCGGCGATCCAGTCGGGCGATCTGTCGGTGCATCGCTATCTCGGCGAAACGACGGGTCAGACGCGTCCGGCTTACGCCTGA
- the rsgA gene encoding ribosome small subunit-dependent GTPase A has protein sequence MSGRSPKALRAAVTSDRAQERVRGLVIAAHGRHYIVAPEDGSAILQCFPRGKRSEIAVGDQVLYESTSADQGVIVEIGERRNLLYRSDQYKSKLFAANLDQLLIVLATEPHFSEDLLGRALVSAEENELKPLILLNKIDVEAALALARKRLDRYRGLGYTVLEVSIKAQPDAARETLEAHLNGHSTLLLGQSGMGKSTLVNLLIPDAEVATREISTALNSGRHTTTFTRLYPLPGGEGALIDSPGFQEFGLHHLTEGKLERAFPEFRPLLPNCRFYNCHHLHEPGCAILEAVADGRIAKERHALYAQLVHEASQIVR, from the coding sequence ATGAGCGGCCGCTCGCCGAAAGCGCTGCGCGCCGCTGTCACCAGCGACCGCGCGCAGGAGCGCGTGCGCGGCCTCGTGATCGCCGCGCATGGACGTCACTACATCGTCGCGCCCGAGGACGGCAGCGCGATCCTGCAATGCTTCCCACGCGGCAAGCGCAGCGAGATCGCCGTCGGCGATCAGGTGCTGTACGAGTCGACCTCAGCCGATCAGGGCGTGATCGTCGAGATCGGTGAACGGCGCAATCTGCTGTATCGCTCGGATCAGTACAAGTCGAAGCTCTTCGCCGCGAATCTCGATCAGTTGCTGATCGTGCTCGCCACCGAGCCGCATTTCAGCGAAGACCTGCTCGGCCGCGCGCTCGTCTCTGCGGAAGAGAACGAGCTCAAGCCGCTGATCCTGCTGAACAAGATCGACGTCGAAGCCGCGCTGGCGCTCGCGCGCAAACGGCTCGACCGGTATCGCGGGCTCGGCTACACGGTCCTCGAAGTGTCGATCAAAGCACAGCCGGACGCCGCGCGCGAAACGCTCGAAGCCCATCTGAACGGCCACTCGACGTTGCTGCTCGGTCAGTCGGGCATGGGCAAGTCGACGCTCGTCAATCTGCTGATTCCCGATGCCGAAGTGGCGACGCGCGAAATCTCGACGGCACTCAACAGCGGCCGTCACACGACCACGTTCACGCGCCTCTACCCGCTTCCTGGTGGCGAAGGCGCGTTGATCGATTCGCCGGGCTTTCAGGAATTCGGCCTGCATCATCTGACGGAAGGCAAGCTCGAACGCGCGTTTCCCGAGTTCAGGCCGCTGTTGCCCAACTGCCGGTTCTACAACTGTCATCATCTGCACGAACCCGGCTGCGCGATCCTCGAAGCCGTCGCCGATGGCCGCATCGCGAAAGAACGGCATGCGCTCTACGCGCAGCTCGTACATGAGGCGAGCCAGATCGTCCGCTGA
- a CDS encoding Lrp/AsnC ligand binding domain-containing protein has translation MRTQRQPIRALDKLDHKILKILQQDGRIAMKELAEQVGLSVTPCIERVKRMERDGVITGYHARVNPAELGAALLVFVEITLDHKSGNMFDQFRREVQKIPEVLECHLVSGDFDYLIKARIGEMADYRKLLGDILLQLPGAVQSKSYVVMEEIKETLNIAVGE, from the coding sequence ATGCGTACACAGCGTCAACCGATTCGAGCGCTCGACAAGCTCGATCACAAGATCCTGAAAATCCTCCAGCAGGACGGCCGGATCGCGATGAAGGAACTGGCCGAACAGGTGGGTCTTTCGGTGACGCCGTGCATCGAGCGCGTAAAACGCATGGAGCGCGACGGCGTCATCACGGGCTATCACGCGCGCGTGAATCCGGCAGAGTTGGGCGCGGCGCTGCTGGTGTTCGTCGAGATCACGCTCGATCACAAGAGCGGCAACATGTTCGACCAGTTCCGGCGCGAAGTGCAGAAGATTCCCGAGGTGCTCGAATGCCATCTGGTGTCGGGCGATTTCGACTATCTGATCAAGGCGCGCATCGGCGAAATGGCGGACTACCGGAAGCTGCTCGGCGACATCCTGTTGCAACTGCCGGGCGCGGTGCAGTCGAAGAGCTATGTCGTGATGGAAGAAATCAAGGAAACGCTGAACATTGCTGTAGGCGAATGA
- a CDS encoding CoA pyrophosphatase, with protein sequence MTAPSRPSRPVFDPESLPVEPADVDLPAVAPARLTPDALRARFEQNVPWEQETREVRWRETGDPRVAAVLVALVVRDGGLTVLLTQRTAHLNDHAGQVSFPGGRHEPHDATTTATALREAQEEVGLDPSRVEVLGALPEYLTGTGFRVTPVVGLVHPPFTVQADTFEVAEIFEVPLSFLMDPKNHEVRVLNWEGGERRFFAMPYPRGEVGGDYFIWGATAGMLRNFYRFLAA encoded by the coding sequence TTGACCGCGCCTTCCCGTCCCTCTCGTCCCGTCTTTGATCCCGAAAGCTTGCCTGTCGAACCGGCCGATGTCGATCTGCCCGCTGTCGCGCCCGCGCGTCTGACGCCGGATGCCCTGCGCGCACGCTTCGAGCAAAACGTGCCGTGGGAGCAGGAGACGCGCGAAGTACGGTGGCGCGAAACCGGCGATCCGCGTGTCGCCGCCGTGCTGGTGGCGCTGGTCGTGCGCGACGGCGGATTGACCGTGCTGCTCACGCAGCGCACCGCGCATCTGAATGATCACGCGGGGCAGGTCAGCTTTCCTGGCGGGCGCCACGAGCCTCACGACGCCACCACGACGGCAACCGCCTTGCGCGAAGCGCAGGAAGAGGTCGGCCTGGATCCTTCGCGCGTCGAAGTGCTGGGCGCGCTTCCCGAGTATCTGACGGGCACGGGTTTTCGCGTGACGCCCGTCGTCGGTCTCGTGCATCCGCCGTTCACGGTTCAGGCAGACACGTTCGAGGTCGCGGAAATTTTCGAGGTCCCACTAAGCTTTTTGATGGACCCGAAGAATCACGAAGTGCGTGTGCTGAACTGGGAAGGCGGCGAGCGTCGTTTTTTTGCAATGCCGTATCCGCGCGGCGAAGTAGGCGGCGATTACTTCATCTGGGGCGCAACGGCGGGCATGTTGCGCAATTTCTATCGCTTCCTCGCTGCATGA
- a CDS encoding putative signal transducing protein, translating into MKLMRAPNVVIGQHWINVLAAAGIACELHNRYLSGAIGEIPADQCAPELWLMDERDEALARKLIDAARSGPAVGAPGWRCAHCGEVLEAQFTVCWNCGTARDPLDG; encoded by the coding sequence ATGAAGCTCATGCGCGCGCCCAACGTCGTGATCGGGCAGCATTGGATCAACGTGCTGGCGGCGGCGGGTATCGCGTGCGAATTGCATAACCGCTATCTGAGCGGCGCGATCGGCGAGATTCCGGCGGATCAGTGCGCGCCGGAGTTGTGGCTCATGGACGAGCGCGACGAAGCGTTGGCGAGGAAGTTGATCGATGCGGCGCGCAGCGGGCCGGCCGTCGGCGCGCCCGGCTGGCGCTGCGCGCATTGCGGTGAAGTGCTCGAAGCGCAGTTCACCGTGTGCTGGAATTGCGGAACGGCGCGCGATCCTCTGGACGGCTGA
- the trmD gene encoding tRNA (guanosine(37)-N1)-methyltransferase TrmD, translated as MQFDIVTLFPDMFRALTDWGITSRAAKQERYGLRTWNPRDFTTDNYRTIDDRPYGGGPGMVMLAKPLEDAIGAAKAAQAEQGIGGARVVMMSPQGTTLNHDKVMRFAAEPGLILLCGRYEAIDQRLIDRVVDEEVSLGDFVLSGGELPAMALIDAVVRHLPGVLNDAQSAVQDSFVDGLLDCPHYTRPEEYDGVRVPDVLLGGHHAEIELWRRREALRNTLVKRPDLIVQARKNKLLSRADEAWLTNLAKEASKH; from the coding sequence ATGCAGTTCGATATCGTTACGCTCTTTCCTGACATGTTTCGCGCGCTGACCGACTGGGGTATTACGAGCCGCGCGGCGAAGCAGGAGCGATATGGGTTGCGCACGTGGAATCCGCGTGATTTCACAACCGACAACTACCGCACAATCGACGATCGCCCGTACGGCGGCGGCCCCGGCATGGTGATGCTGGCCAAACCGCTGGAAGATGCGATCGGCGCCGCGAAAGCGGCGCAGGCGGAGCAGGGCATTGGCGGCGCGCGCGTCGTGATGATGTCGCCGCAAGGCACCACGCTCAATCACGACAAGGTCATGCGCTTTGCCGCTGAGCCTGGTCTGATTTTGCTGTGCGGCCGCTACGAAGCGATTGATCAACGTCTGATCGATCGCGTCGTCGACGAAGAAGTCAGCCTCGGCGACTTCGTGCTGTCGGGTGGCGAGTTGCCGGCCATGGCGTTGATCGATGCCGTCGTGCGTCATTTGCCGGGTGTGCTGAACGACGCGCAATCGGCGGTGCAGGACAGTTTCGTCGATGGCTTGCTGGATTGCCCGCACTACACGCGTCCCGAGGAATACGACGGCGTGCGTGTGCCGGATGTGCTGCTCGGCGGCCATCATGCGGAAATCGAGTTGTGGCGGCGGCGCGAAGCGTTGCGCAATACGCTGGTCAAGCGGCCCGACCTGATCGTTCAGGCCAGAAAGAACAAGTTGTTGAGCCGTGCCGACGAGGCGTGGCTCACAAATCTCGCCAAGGAAGCGTCGAAGCATTGA
- the rimM gene encoding ribosome maturation factor RimM (Essential for efficient processing of 16S rRNA) yields the protein MSERDSDSSGRAKAKTQPGARASFGAFVRKPVERPAASAATAEAAQDMQAESSESWPDDAVEVGAIVDAYGLKGWVKVAAHADAGHGGDALLSAKRWWLEKGRERKSARRLQSKVHGDSIVAQLGGLADRDAAFAMRGHRVYVRRSDFPALGTDEFYWVDLLGLDVVNEAGVELGKVADLIDNGAQSVLRIEYPATGKDGEPVTGERLIPFVGVFIKTVDQAAKKIIVDWEADY from the coding sequence ATGTCGGAGCGTGATTCGGATAGTTCAGGACGCGCGAAGGCGAAAACACAGCCTGGCGCGCGAGCGTCGTTTGGCGCGTTTGTCCGCAAGCCGGTCGAACGACCTGCGGCGAGTGCGGCAACGGCCGAAGCCGCGCAGGACATGCAGGCTGAATCGTCCGAAAGCTGGCCCGACGACGCTGTCGAAGTCGGCGCAATCGTCGATGCATACGGTCTTAAAGGTTGGGTAAAGGTGGCCGCACACGCGGACGCCGGTCATGGCGGCGACGCCTTGCTCAGTGCCAAACGCTGGTGGCTCGAGAAGGGCCGCGAGCGCAAGTCGGCGCGCCGCCTGCAGTCCAAGGTTCACGGCGACAGTATCGTTGCGCAACTCGGCGGCCTGGCCGACCGGGATGCGGCATTCGCGATGCGTGGTCATCGCGTCTACGTGCGCCGCAGCGATTTCCCTGCGCTCGGAACCGACGAATTTTACTGGGTCGACCTGCTGGGCCTCGATGTGGTCAACGAGGCGGGCGTCGAACTCGGCAAGGTCGCAGATCTGATCGACAACGGTGCGCAGTCGGTGTTGCGCATCGAGTATCCGGCTACTGGCAAAGACGGCGAGCCGGTCACCGGCGAGCGCTTGATCCCGTTCGTCGGCGTCTTCATCAAAACGGTGGATCAGGCGGCGAAGAAGATCATCGTCGACTGGGAAGCCGATTACTAA
- a CDS encoding CobD/CbiB family protein: MTFFSVLLALIIEQMRALSPNNPVSALLQYHAESTAHGFDAGKEKHGILAWLVVVLPWTLVTGLIYFVLYEIHFVLAFLWNVAVLYFTLGFRQFSHYFTDIHLSLNNDDVPRAREILNEWTGLDTVDMPVSEIVRHTLIHAVVASHRHVFGVFFWFLIPVGPAGAVLYRTAEYLARTWSKPVDDRTAAFSTFAQRAFFVIDWIPSRLTSMGFAIVGNFEDAIYAWRNHARQWPDPNDGVLLAAGSGALGARLAGPLAEVSSLDALATGDGGPMPVGDDCTPRTLQSAVGLVWRAVILWMILLLMLTIAVWLA, encoded by the coding sequence ATGACTTTTTTCTCCGTATTGCTGGCCCTCATCATCGAACAGATGCGCGCGCTGTCGCCGAACAATCCGGTGTCGGCACTCCTTCAATACCACGCGGAATCGACGGCGCACGGCTTCGATGCCGGTAAGGAGAAGCACGGCATCCTCGCATGGCTGGTCGTCGTGCTGCCGTGGACGCTCGTCACCGGCCTGATCTATTTCGTGCTGTACGAGATTCACTTCGTGCTCGCGTTCCTGTGGAACGTCGCGGTGCTGTACTTCACGCTCGGCTTTCGCCAGTTCAGCCATTACTTCACGGACATCCATCTGTCGTTGAACAACGACGACGTGCCGCGCGCGCGTGAGATCCTCAATGAATGGACGGGCCTCGATACCGTCGACATGCCCGTCAGCGAGATCGTCCGTCACACGCTGATTCATGCCGTCGTCGCATCGCATCGGCATGTGTTCGGCGTGTTCTTCTGGTTCCTGATTCCAGTCGGGCCGGCGGGCGCGGTGCTGTATCGCACGGCTGAGTATCTGGCGCGCACCTGGTCGAAGCCTGTCGACGACCGGACGGCTGCGTTCTCTACCTTCGCGCAACGCGCTTTCTTCGTGATCGACTGGATTCCGTCGCGTTTGACGTCGATGGGCTTCGCGATTGTCGGCAACTTCGAAGACGCGATCTATGCGTGGCGCAATCATGCGCGTCAATGGCCCGACCCGAACGACGGCGTGCTGCTCGCCGCCGGCAGCGGCGCGCTGGGCGCGCGTCTCGCGGGCCCGCTCGCCGAAGTATCGAGCCTCGACGCGCTGGCAACGGGCGACGGTGGTCCGATGCCCGTCGGCGACGACTGCACGCCGCGCACGCTGCAATCCGCTGTGGGCCTCGTGTGGCGGGCTGTCATCCTATGGATGATCCTGTTGCTGATGCTGACGATCGCTGTCTGGCTCGCCTGA
- a CDS encoding NINE protein, translating into MATVATHNSRFRSKTLTAALAFFFGTLGAHRFYLYGLRDVWGWAHLVGTIIGIPGFMLLAATERAAIMGWVLAFPGAVSMLAAFLAAIVYGLRPDEKWDAQFNAHTDQQSRSGWTVIFVVIFSLLIGAFLLMTGLALSFQTYFESQVEAAKTISQ; encoded by the coding sequence ATGGCCACCGTCGCTACGCATAACTCGCGCTTTCGCTCCAAGACCCTTACCGCCGCGCTCGCGTTCTTCTTCGGCACGCTCGGCGCCCACCGCTTCTATCTGTACGGTTTGCGCGACGTGTGGGGCTGGGCGCATCTCGTCGGAACGATCATCGGCATTCCTGGCTTCATGCTGCTCGCCGCTACCGAGCGCGCCGCGATCATGGGCTGGGTGCTCGCCTTTCCCGGCGCCGTGTCGATGCTGGCGGCTTTCCTCGCGGCGATCGTCTACGGTCTGCGCCCCGACGAAAAATGGGACGCCCAGTTCAACGCGCACACCGACCAGCAGAGCCGCTCCGGCTGGACCGTGATCTTCGTCGTGATCTTTTCGCTGCTAATCGGCGCATTCCTGCTGATGACGGGACTCGCGCTGTCGTTCCAGACCTACTTCGAATCTCAGGTCGAGGCCGCAAAAACGATCTCGCAATAA
- the rplS gene encoding 50S ribosomal protein L19: protein MNLIAKLEQEEIERALAGKTIPEFAPGDTVIVSVNVVEGNRKRVQAYEGVVIAKRNRGLNSSFIVRKISSGEGVERTFQTYSPLLASIVVKRRGDVRRAKLYYLRERSGKSARIKEKLVSKDRAAAAQE, encoded by the coding sequence ATGAATCTGATTGCAAAACTCGAGCAGGAAGAAATCGAGCGCGCGCTCGCAGGCAAAACCATCCCCGAATTCGCTCCTGGCGATACGGTGATCGTCAGCGTCAACGTGGTTGAAGGTAACCGCAAGCGCGTTCAGGCTTACGAAGGCGTCGTGATCGCGAAGCGTAATCGTGGCCTCAACTCGTCGTTCATCGTCCGCAAGATTTCGTCGGGCGAAGGCGTCGAGCGTACGTTCCAGACGTATTCGCCGCTGCTGGCAAGCATCGTCGTCAAGCGTCGTGGCGATGTGCGTCGTGCGAAGCTGTACTACCTGCGCGAACGTTCGGGCAAGTCGGCTCGGATCAAAGAAAAGCTGGTGTCGAAAGACCGCGCTGCAGCTGCTCAAGAGTAA
- the orn gene encoding oligoribonuclease, with protein sequence MTDIIESVNQPLVRSDMNLVWLDMEMTGLDPDNDRIIEIAVVVTNSTLDRLVEGPVLAIHQSDETLGKMDDWNKNTHGRSGLIDRVRASTVTEADATEQIRAFLGQHVPPGKSPMCGNSICQDRRFMARWMPELETFFHYRNLDVSTLKELCRRWQPAIYKGFQKRAMHTALADIHESIDELRYYREHFLIPAASTPVDAPSSDAPAK encoded by the coding sequence ATGACTGACATTATCGAATCCGTCAATCAGCCGCTCGTGCGCAGCGACATGAATCTCGTCTGGCTGGACATGGAAATGACGGGGCTCGATCCCGACAACGACCGCATCATCGAAATTGCCGTGGTCGTGACGAATTCGACGCTCGACAGGCTGGTTGAAGGCCCAGTGCTCGCCATTCATCAGAGCGATGAAACGCTCGGCAAGATGGACGACTGGAACAAGAACACGCATGGCCGTTCCGGGCTGATCGACCGCGTGCGCGCGTCGACGGTGACGGAAGCCGACGCTACTGAACAGATCCGCGCGTTCCTCGGCCAGCACGTGCCGCCCGGCAAGTCGCCGATGTGCGGCAACTCGATCTGCCAGGACCGCCGTTTCATGGCGCGCTGGATGCCCGAACTGGAGACGTTCTTCCATTACCGCAACCTCGACGTCAGCACGCTGAAGGAACTGTGCCGCCGCTGGCAGCCCGCGATCTACAAGGGCTTCCAGAAGCGTGCGATGCATACCGCGCTCGCCGACATCCACGAATCGATCGACGAACTGCGCTACTACCGCGAGCATTTCCTGATCCCGGCCGCGAGCACGCCTGTCGACGCGCCGTCGAGCGACGCGCCCGCGAAATAA
- the mog gene encoding molybdopterin adenylyltransferase, whose product MTNPVRNHPDELIVGLVSISDRASTGVYEDKGIPSLQEWLGGALTSPFRTETRLIQDDAPTITKALIELVDEAGCDLVLTTGGTGPARRDVTPEATLAARTKEMPGFGEQMRQISLNFVPTAILSRQVAVIRETAEHAALIINLPGQPKSIRETLEGLRDETGKVKVPGIFAAVPYCIDLIGGPYIETNAAVVTAFRPKSAVRAPRQG is encoded by the coding sequence ATGACGAATCCCGTGCGTAATCATCCCGACGAGCTGATCGTCGGCCTCGTGTCGATCAGCGACCGCGCCAGCACGGGCGTCTATGAAGACAAGGGCATTCCGTCGCTGCAGGAATGGCTCGGCGGCGCCCTCACCTCGCCGTTTCGCACGGAAACGCGGTTGATCCAGGACGACGCGCCGACCATCACGAAGGCGCTGATCGAACTGGTCGACGAAGCCGGCTGCGATCTCGTACTGACGACAGGCGGCACCGGTCCCGCGCGCCGCGACGTGACGCCCGAGGCGACGCTCGCGGCCAGGACAAAGGAAATGCCGGGGTTCGGCGAACAGATGCGGCAGATCAGCCTGAACTTCGTGCCGACGGCGATCCTGTCGCGTCAGGTGGCGGTGATCCGCGAGACGGCAGAGCACGCTGCGCTGATCATCAACCTGCCGGGGCAGCCGAAGTCGATCAGGGAAACGCTGGAAGGCTTGCGCGATGAAACGGGGAAAGTGAAGGTGCCGGGCATTTTCGCCGCCGTGCCGTATTGCATCGACCTGATCGGCGGCCCGTACATCGAGACGAACGCCGCCGTCGTGACGGCGTTCCGGCCGAAGAGCGCGGTGCGCGCTCCGCGGCAAGGCTGA
- a CDS encoding M48 family metallopeptidase, with translation MPPLYFTVLFVIAVLAMVGTKLWLASRQIRFVAAHRESVPQQFAGTIALSAHQRAADYTVERTRLTMIEIVVGAAVLIALTLLGGVQALDFAIGDLAGQGYIGQILLVAAVIAITSAIDLPFDYYRQFGIEQRFGFNRMTKRIFFVDRIKGVLLGAAFGLPLLFVVLWLMNQAGTYWWWWTWVVWVVFQMLVLILYPSFIAPMFNKFEPLKDEALVQRIDALMKRCGFAAKGLFVMDGSRRSAHGNAYFTGFGSSKRIVFFDTLLSRLSGSEIEAVLAHELGHFKRRHVIKRMVVTFLISLAMLALLGWLTQRTWFFEGLGVRPSMTGSNDGLALVLFFLAVPVFLFFVTPLGSLSSRKHEFEADAFAATQADAKDLVNALVKLYEDNASTLTPDPLYTAFYYSHPPASQRIDRLLRHA, from the coding sequence ATGCCTCCTCTCTACTTCACCGTTCTGTTCGTGATCGCCGTGCTGGCGATGGTCGGCACGAAGCTCTGGCTAGCGTCGCGCCAGATCCGCTTCGTTGCGGCGCACCGTGAGAGCGTGCCGCAGCAATTCGCGGGCACGATCGCCCTGTCCGCGCACCAGCGCGCCGCCGATTACACGGTTGAGCGCACGCGGCTCACGATGATCGAGATCGTCGTCGGCGCGGCCGTGCTGATCGCGCTCACGCTGCTGGGCGGCGTGCAGGCGCTCGATTTCGCCATCGGCGATCTCGCGGGCCAGGGCTATATCGGCCAGATTCTGCTGGTGGCGGCCGTGATCGCGATCACGAGCGCGATCGACCTGCCGTTCGATTATTACCGCCAGTTCGGTATCGAGCAGCGCTTCGGCTTCAACCGGATGACGAAACGCATCTTTTTCGTCGACCGCATCAAAGGCGTGCTGCTCGGCGCCGCGTTCGGCCTGCCGCTGCTGTTCGTCGTGCTGTGGCTGATGAATCAGGCGGGCACGTACTGGTGGTGGTGGACGTGGGTCGTCTGGGTGGTGTTCCAGATGCTCGTGCTGATCCTCTATCCGAGCTTCATCGCGCCGATGTTCAACAAGTTCGAGCCGCTGAAAGACGAAGCGCTGGTGCAGCGCATCGATGCGCTGATGAAGCGCTGCGGCTTCGCGGCCAAGGGCCTGTTCGTGATGGACGGTAGCCGCCGCTCCGCGCACGGCAACGCGTATTTCACGGGCTTCGGTTCGTCCAAGCGCATCGTCTTCTTCGACACGCTGCTCTCGCGTCTGTCGGGCAGCGAGATCGAAGCGGTGCTCGCGCATGAACTCGGCCACTTCAAGCGCCGCCATGTGATCAAGCGGATGGTCGTCACGTTCCTGATCAGCCTCGCGATGCTCGCGCTGCTCGGCTGGCTCACGCAGCGTACGTGGTTCTTCGAGGGCCTCGGCGTGCGTCCGTCGATGACGGGCAGCAACGACGGGCTCGCGCTCGTGCTGTTCTTCCTCGCGGTGCCCGTTTTCCTGTTCTTCGTAACGCCGCTGGGCAGCCTCAGTTCGCGCAAGCATGAATTCGAAGCGGACGCATTCGCCGCGACGCAGGCCGACGCGAAGGATCTCGTCAACGCGCTCGTCAAGCTGTACGAAGACAACGCGTCGACGCTCACGCCAGACCCGCTCTATACCGCGTTCTACTACTCGCATCCGCCCGCCTCGCAGCGGATCGACCGTCTGCTGCGTCACGCATGA
- the rpsP gene encoding 30S ribosomal protein S16, whose translation MVIIRLARGGSKKRPFYNIVATDSRNRRDGRFIERVGFYNPVATKGESLRIAQDRLTYWQGVGAQLSPTVQRLVKEAQKAQPAA comes from the coding sequence ATGGTCATCATCCGCTTGGCTCGTGGCGGCTCGAAGAAGCGCCCTTTCTACAACATCGTCGCAACCGATTCGCGTAACCGTCGTGACGGCCGCTTCATCGAGCGCGTTGGTTTCTACAACCCGGTCGCTACGAAGGGCGAGTCGCTGCGTATCGCTCAAGACCGCCTGACGTACTGGCAAGGCGTTGGCGCGCAACTGTCGCCGACCGTCCAGCGTCTGGTGAAGGAAGCGCAAAAGGCGCAACCGGCTGCTTAA